One window of Solidesulfovibrio fructosivorans JJ] genomic DNA carries:
- a CDS encoding adenylosuccinate synthase has protein sequence MAEQRNQQASGTGRGIVIHGAQWGDEGKGKIVDLLTESAKAVVRFQGGNNAGHTLVVGGEKTIVHLMPSGILHSGTVCLIGNGVVLDPEVLCREMDTLGEKGVKVTPERLVISKKTQIIMPYHRLIDGARETLRAGGKIGTTGRGIGPCYEDKMARIGIRAGDFADPELLLKKITHALIEKNTLFTKLYDMPALDPGVVAEGLAPVAKRLLPYLGDVSSVIQKTLAGGGDVLFEGAQGTHLDIDHGTYPFVTSSNTVAGQAAAGSGCSTAVLGRVVAVVKAYTTRVGSGPFPTELFGTIGDYLQEKGGEYGATTGRKRRCGWLDLVLLRESARLSGPTEIALTKLDVLSGLYEVKLCIGYRYKGQIHEYPPQEEGALEHVEPIYETMPGWEEDISGITAYEDLPLAAREYVSRIEQSLKTTCSIISVGPDRRQTMIRG, from the coding sequence ATGGCCGAGCAGCGCAACCAGCAGGCATCCGGCACCGGCCGGGGCATCGTCATTCACGGCGCGCAGTGGGGCGACGAAGGCAAGGGCAAGATCGTCGACCTGCTCACCGAATCCGCCAAGGCCGTAGTCCGCTTCCAGGGCGGCAACAACGCCGGCCACACTTTGGTCGTGGGCGGCGAAAAAACCATCGTCCACCTCATGCCCTCGGGCATCCTGCACTCCGGCACCGTCTGCCTCATCGGCAACGGCGTGGTGCTCGACCCCGAAGTGCTGTGCCGCGAAATGGACACCCTGGGCGAAAAGGGCGTGAAGGTCACCCCGGAGCGCCTCGTCATCTCCAAAAAGACCCAGATCATCATGCCCTACCACCGGCTGATCGACGGCGCGCGCGAAACGCTTCGCGCCGGCGGCAAGATCGGTACCACCGGGCGCGGCATCGGCCCCTGCTACGAGGACAAGATGGCCCGCATCGGCATCCGCGCCGGCGACTTCGCCGACCCGGAACTGCTGCTCAAAAAGATCACCCACGCCCTGATCGAAAAAAATACGCTTTTCACCAAGCTCTACGACATGCCCGCCCTGGACCCCGGCGTGGTGGCCGAAGGATTGGCTCCGGTGGCCAAGCGCCTGCTCCCCTACCTCGGCGACGTGTCCTCGGTCATCCAGAAGACCCTGGCCGGAGGCGGCGACGTGCTCTTCGAAGGCGCGCAAGGCACCCACCTGGACATCGACCACGGCACCTACCCCTTCGTCACCTCGTCCAATACCGTGGCCGGACAGGCCGCCGCCGGCAGCGGCTGCTCCACCGCCGTCCTCGGCCGTGTCGTGGCCGTGGTCAAAGCCTACACCACCCGCGTGGGCTCCGGGCCCTTCCCCACCGAACTGTTCGGCACCATCGGCGACTACCTCCAGGAAAAAGGCGGCGAATACGGCGCGACCACCGGCCGCAAGCGCCGCTGCGGCTGGCTGGACCTCGTGCTTTTGCGCGAGTCCGCCCGCCTGTCCGGCCCCACCGAGATCGCGCTGACCAAGCTCGACGTCTTAAGCGGCCTCTACGAAGTCAAGCTCTGCATCGGCTACCGCTACAAAGGGCAAATCCACGAGTACCCGCCCCAGGAAGAAGGCGCCCTCGAACATGTGGAGCCGATCTACGAAACCATGCCCGGCTGGGAGGAAGACATCTCCGGCATCACCGCCTATGAGGACCTGCCCCTGGCCGCCCGCGAATACGTGTCGCGCATCGAGCAATCGCTCAAAACCACCTGCTCCATCATCTCCGTCGGCCCCGACCGCCGGCAGACCATGATTCGGGGGTAG
- a CDS encoding DNA polymerase III subunit delta', translated as MSIPTSASAFGVTERQTHVLAGVDALARAVPQALILEGGSAGERAAVALFLAARLNCEAETPPCGVCGTCRQILDNVFLDLQYFDGAAETIKVDAMREVRRLVGEPPRGPGKRVIILAEAQALTEEAANALLKAMEEPRPGNVFVLLAPQRERLFPTLVSRSFTLTLAWPDTDVPLPAGGDDDPWPLLDALHGFWRTGRGWFPANKGRPSRLCAERVVTELSRELAAFLAGRGGTDLADLLSGCRDPDIPRRLDLLLSECQEALVLSPTPVNPALVLDRLATRAYLWLRG; from the coding sequence ATGTCCATTCCCACATCCGCATCCGCCTTCGGGGTCACCGAGCGCCAGACGCACGTGCTGGCCGGAGTGGACGCCTTGGCGCGGGCGGTGCCGCAGGCGCTGATCCTGGAAGGCGGCTCGGCCGGGGAACGCGCGGCCGTGGCGCTCTTTCTGGCGGCGCGGCTCAATTGCGAAGCCGAAACGCCGCCCTGCGGCGTATGCGGCACCTGCCGGCAGATCCTGGACAACGTGTTCTTGGATTTGCAGTATTTCGACGGCGCGGCGGAGACGATCAAGGTGGACGCCATGCGCGAGGTGCGCCGGCTGGTGGGCGAGCCGCCGCGCGGGCCGGGCAAGCGGGTGATCATCCTGGCCGAGGCGCAGGCCCTCACGGAAGAGGCGGCCAATGCGCTTTTAAAGGCCATGGAGGAGCCGCGTCCGGGCAACGTGTTCGTGCTTCTCGCGCCCCAGCGCGAACGGCTTTTTCCGACCCTGGTATCGCGGTCGTTCACGTTGACCCTGGCCTGGCCGGACACGGACGTGCCGCTGCCGGCCGGCGGCGACGATGATCCGTGGCCGCTTCTGGACGCGCTGCACGGCTTCTGGCGCACGGGGCGGGGCTGGTTTCCGGCGAACAAGGGACGGCCGTCGCGGCTTTGCGCCGAGCGGGTGGTGACGGAGCTTTCGCGGGAGCTGGCGGCGTTTCTTGCCGGACGCGGGGGCACGGATCTGGCCGATCTGCTTTCCGGCTGCCGGGACCCGGACATTCCCCGCCGGCTGGACCTGCTGCTCTCGGAGTGCCAGGAAGCGCTGGTGCTCTCCCCCACTCCCGTCAATCCGGCCCTGGTGCTCGATCGGCTGGCGACGCGCGCCTATCTGTGGCTGCGCGGCTGA
- a CDS encoding SGNH/GDSL hydrolase family protein has protein sequence MNDSAPRGARRLIFLAGFLVFCLCLGVHLAISLYWAFTGSRPAVRVEPRGYANVLGDMEPRLRVTAREIDGLPYTVTTNNQGFRGEEPVSAEKTADGLRVLCLGDSFTYGVGVDDDATYPALLETLLRRRLPDRDVQVINAGVPFYDIFDELSYFREKGAKLKPDVVVVQFFINDLEAMGGTFFREDLLARQGGRYNPLERATGREAVDRRLNQWLEKRFPRLTRFVKSGLPPSGPSRAETGPLAGYHVRPTDAEHALLGNRQRLLTADPGVARSRLWSNYRRALLALRDAVVSTGARFLFVLAPDAAQVREDFNQPALALVPFCRENGIPVIDLARQLRAMSGEAVDRYYLLPRNGHLSAEGNTVMATAVAEAIHVRRSVRGPVVSIAPARRAFDYADPVRLNLKFGPRCVAPAQNGPVRIRAVRCDNLVPWTVDIRHGRNRISGLRPDVTRGPLGTLTLRVESEKPMAQVSVTFFRKFAPPVNGYAQLSWSRGGSDYTTLQFASEKDVAAPESFETSRLAEIDLREKPARVVFLKLELRNEARIFKESLDPPWRRFEVVCYPADSSSETVSRAATDRRASPADRAPGPD, from the coding sequence ATGAACGACAGCGCTCCGAGAGGGGCGAGGCGTTTGATCTTCCTGGCCGGCTTTCTCGTCTTTTGCCTGTGCCTCGGCGTCCATCTTGCGATCAGCCTCTACTGGGCCTTCACCGGTTCCCGTCCTGCCGTGCGGGTCGAGCCGCGCGGCTATGCCAATGTCCTTGGCGACATGGAGCCGCGTCTTCGGGTGACGGCGCGTGAAATCGACGGACTGCCCTACACGGTGACCACAAACAATCAGGGATTTCGCGGCGAGGAACCTGTCTCGGCCGAGAAGACGGCCGACGGCCTGCGCGTGTTGTGTCTGGGGGATTCGTTTACCTACGGCGTCGGCGTCGACGACGACGCGACGTATCCCGCCCTTCTCGAAACATTGTTGCGGCGACGCCTGCCCGACCGCGACGTCCAGGTCATAAACGCCGGAGTGCCATTCTACGATATCTTTGACGAGCTGTCCTATTTCCGTGAAAAAGGGGCGAAGCTCAAGCCTGACGTGGTGGTAGTCCAATTTTTCATCAACGATCTCGAGGCGATGGGTGGAACGTTTTTCCGCGAAGACCTGCTTGCTCGCCAGGGCGGCCGGTATAATCCGTTGGAGCGGGCCACCGGCCGCGAGGCCGTGGACCGCCGTCTCAACCAATGGCTCGAAAAGCGCTTCCCGCGATTGACGCGGTTCGTCAAAAGCGGGCTTCCTCCCTCCGGTCCCTCGCGCGCCGAGACGGGACCGCTCGCCGGTTACCACGTGCGTCCGACCGACGCGGAACATGCCTTGCTCGGCAATCGCCAACGCCTGCTTACGGCCGATCCCGGTGTTGCCCGTTCACGGCTGTGGTCCAACTATCGCCGGGCGCTCCTGGCCCTGCGCGATGCGGTCGTGTCCACGGGCGCCCGGTTTCTTTTCGTCCTGGCCCCGGATGCGGCCCAGGTCCGGGAGGATTTCAACCAGCCGGCATTGGCCCTGGTGCCGTTTTGCCGGGAAAACGGCATTCCGGTCATTGATCTGGCTCGGCAACTGCGCGCCATGTCCGGAGAGGCGGTCGATCGTTATTACCTGTTGCCGCGAAACGGGCACCTGAGCGCCGAGGGCAATACCGTCATGGCCACTGCCGTGGCCGAAGCCATCCACGTGCGGCGATCCGTTCGCGGGCCTGTCGTGTCGATCGCTCCGGCGCGGCGGGCGTTCGATTATGCCGATCCGGTTCGTTTGAACCTGAAATTCGGTCCCCGGTGCGTCGCGCCGGCCCAAAACGGCCCTGTGCGCATTCGCGCCGTGCGTTGCGACAACCTCGTGCCCTGGACCGTTGATATCAGACATGGGCGCAACCGGATAAGCGGCTTGCGACCCGACGTCACGCGCGGCCCGCTTGGCACGCTGACACTGCGGGTGGAATCGGAAAAGCCCATGGCCCAGGTTTCCGTGACGTTTTTCCGAAAATTCGCGCCGCCCGTAAACGGGTACGCCCAGCTTTCCTGGTCGCGCGGCGGCAGCGACTACACCACGCTGCAATTCGCTTCGGAAAAGGACGTGGCCGCGCCTGAATCTTTTGAGACGAGCCGATTGGCTGAAATCGATTTGCGGGAAAAACCCGCGCGCGTGGTGTTTCTGAAATTGGAACTGCGCAACGAAGCGCGGATATTCAAAGAGTCCCTCGATCCCCCGTGGCGGCGCTTCGAGGTCGTCTGCTATCCGGCCGATTCTTCTTCGGAGACGGTCAGCCGCGCAGCCACAGATAGGCGCGCGTCGCCAGCCGATCGAGCACCAGGGCCGGATTGA
- a CDS encoding 4Fe-4S dicluster domain-containing protein: MFNMTKNVVANLLTKSSTRLYPFAVRGHFEGFRGTLVNNIDECIFCRSCMIKCPSQCITVDNKVGTWTCDAMACVYCGICVDVCPTNCLSMTKEHRPVSTEHETISLQGVPKKKKKEAAAE; encoded by the coding sequence ATGTTCAACATGACCAAAAACGTTGTCGCCAACCTGCTGACCAAAAGCTCCACGCGACTGTATCCGTTCGCCGTGCGGGGCCACTTCGAAGGGTTTCGCGGCACCCTCGTCAACAACATCGACGAGTGCATCTTCTGCCGGTCCTGCATGATCAAATGCCCGTCCCAGTGTATCACCGTGGACAACAAGGTCGGCACCTGGACCTGTGACGCCATGGCCTGCGTCTACTGCGGCATCTGCGTGGACGTGTGCCCCACGAACTGCCTGTCCATGACCAAGGAACACCGTCCCGTGAGCACCGAGCACGAGACGATTTCCCTCCAGGGCGTGCCCAAAAAGAAGAAAAAGGAAGCCGCCGCCGAATAG
- a CDS encoding hydrogenase large subunit, giving the protein MARTILPFGPQHPVLPEPLHLKLTVEDETVIEALPTLGYVHRGLEKLCEIRDFNQMIQIVERVCGICSCLHALCYCEGLEQIMGVEVPPRAKYLRTIWGELHRMHSHLLWLGLFADAFGFESLFMQFWRIRERIMDIMEATCGNRVVVSVNVIGGTRRDLSPEQCQWIEQQLAISEKELKQLSSTILNDYTVKKRTVGKGVLTKEQAYQLGAAGPTLRGSGWAQDARQTGYAAFGELGFDPIVEYDGDSYARSAVRFRETLQSIDLVRLAIARMPAGETATNIEGALGDDTPRPITGERGDIMQAYKHDKRRRTVAAPPPNLDLPSGHVSVKVKGKPDGEAVTRVEQPRGELLYYLKANGSKYMDRVRIRTPTFANIPPLLAMLPGCELADVPVLVLSIDPCISCTER; this is encoded by the coding sequence ATGGCCCGTACCATATTGCCTTTCGGACCGCAGCATCCGGTCTTGCCGGAACCCCTGCACCTCAAGCTCACCGTCGAGGACGAGACTGTCATCGAAGCCTTGCCGACCTTGGGCTACGTTCACCGTGGACTGGAAAAGCTGTGCGAGATCCGTGACTTCAACCAAATGATCCAGATCGTCGAACGTGTTTGCGGCATCTGCTCCTGTCTGCACGCGCTTTGCTACTGCGAGGGCCTCGAGCAGATCATGGGCGTCGAAGTGCCGCCGCGCGCCAAGTACCTGCGCACCATCTGGGGCGAGCTGCACCGCATGCACTCCCACCTGCTGTGGCTGGGGCTTTTCGCCGACGCCTTCGGCTTCGAGAGCCTGTTCATGCAGTTCTGGCGGATTCGCGAGCGCATCATGGACATCATGGAAGCCACCTGCGGCAACCGCGTGGTCGTTTCCGTCAACGTCATCGGCGGCACGCGCCGTGACCTCTCCCCCGAACAGTGCCAGTGGATCGAACAGCAGCTGGCGATCTCCGAAAAGGAGCTCAAGCAGCTTTCGAGCACCATCTTAAACGACTACACCGTGAAAAAGCGCACCGTGGGCAAGGGCGTGCTGACCAAGGAGCAGGCCTACCAGCTCGGCGCGGCTGGCCCCACGCTTCGCGGCTCGGGCTGGGCCCAGGACGCCCGGCAGACCGGCTATGCGGCCTTCGGCGAACTCGGCTTCGATCCCATCGTCGAATACGACGGCGATTCCTACGCCCGCTCGGCCGTGCGCTTTCGGGAGACGCTCCAGTCCATCGACCTGGTGCGCCTGGCTATCGCCCGCATGCCCGCCGGCGAGACCGCGACCAACATCGAAGGCGCCCTGGGCGACGATACGCCGCGGCCCATCACCGGGGAGCGCGGCGACATCATGCAGGCCTACAAGCACGACAAACGCCGCCGCACCGTGGCCGCGCCGCCGCCCAACCTCGACCTCCCCAGCGGGCACGTGTCCGTCAAAGTCAAGGGTAAGCCCGACGGCGAGGCCGTCACCCGCGTGGAACAGCCGCGCGGCGAACTGCTCTACTATCTCAAGGCCAATGGCTCCAAATACATGGACCGCGTGCGCATCCGCACCCCGACGTTCGCCAACATCCCGCCGCTTCTGGCCATGCTGCCGGGGTGCGAGCTGGCCGACGTGCCGGTCCTCGTGCTGTCCATCGACCCCTGCATCAGCTGCACCGAACGGTAA
- a CDS encoding NADH-quinone oxidoreductase subunit C, with translation MLETIPVTCDAVRAVAKECFDDGWRLITMSAVQTGDDTFDVIYHYDKDLVMKHYRLSIPKDTVVPSISPVYFAALLVENEIRDQFGICFSDIVLDFGGALYLEEEVRAMPFCKVSVAQKQS, from the coding sequence GTGCTGGAAACCATACCCGTTACCTGTGACGCCGTGCGGGCCGTCGCCAAGGAATGCTTCGACGACGGCTGGCGGCTCATCACCATGTCCGCCGTGCAGACCGGCGACGACACCTTCGACGTCATCTATCACTACGACAAGGACCTGGTAATGAAGCATTACCGGCTGTCCATCCCCAAGGATACCGTGGTCCCGAGCATCTCGCCGGTCTATTTCGCCGCTTTGCTCGTGGAAAACGAGATCAGAGACCAGTTCGGCATCTGCTTCAGCGACATCGTGCTCGATTTCGGTGGAGCGCTCTATCTGGAAGAAGAAGTCCGCGCCATGCCTTTCTGCAAGGTCAGCGTGGCCCAAAAACAGAGCTAA
- a CDS encoding NADH-quinone oxidoreductase subunit B family protein, producing the protein MLSNMINKGRIKSPWVVHFDCGSCNGCDIEVLACLTPLYDIERFGIVNVGNPKHADVLLVTGTVNQRNKHVLKNIYDQMPGPKAVIAIGACGCTGGVFREAYNVVGGVDKVIPVDVYVPGCPARPEAIIDGVVAALEKVKTLLGMTA; encoded by the coding sequence ATGTTATCCAACATGATCAATAAAGGACGGATCAAGTCCCCGTGGGTGGTCCACTTCGACTGCGGCAGCTGCAACGGCTGCGACATCGAAGTCCTGGCCTGCCTCACGCCCCTGTACGACATCGAACGCTTCGGCATCGTCAACGTCGGCAATCCCAAGCACGCCGATGTGCTGCTGGTGACCGGCACCGTCAACCAACGCAACAAGCACGTGCTCAAAAACATCTACGACCAGATGCCCGGACCCAAGGCCGTCATCGCCATCGGCGCCTGCGGCTGCACGGGCGGCGTGTTCCGCGAGGCCTACAACGTGGTCGGCGGCGTGGACAAGGTCATCCCGGTGGACGTCTACGTCCCGGGCTGCCCGGCCCGCCCCGAGGCCATCATCGACGGCGTCGTGGCCGCGTTGGAAAAGGTCAAGACCCTGCTCGGCATGACCGCCTAG
- a CDS encoding respiratory chain complex I subunit 1 family protein, translating into MIIKIIIAIAALVLAPIAGALITGVDRRVTAWLQSRYGPPILQPLYDVFKLLGKEPMLTNTWQAICAYVYVTGAALSVMLLFMGSDLLLIFFVLTVGAVFLVMGALASPSPYSQVGGQRELLQMLAYEPLLILVFAAIAMVTGSFKVSAVFGLERPLLYDIPLMFIVLGYALTIKLRKSPFDISASQHAHQELVRGVYTEYSGPYLAMVEIAHWYEVILILGLCALFWSTSVVGMIVLVVLTYLAEIIVDNVTARLTWRFMLKSAVGMGVVLTVINMLWLYAQ; encoded by the coding sequence GTGATCATCAAAATCATCATCGCTATTGCGGCCCTTGTCCTGGCTCCCATAGCCGGAGCGTTGATTACCGGCGTGGACCGCCGCGTCACCGCCTGGCTGCAGTCCCGCTACGGGCCCCCGATCCTCCAGCCGCTCTATGACGTGTTCAAGCTGCTCGGCAAGGAGCCCATGCTCACCAACACCTGGCAGGCCATTTGCGCCTATGTCTACGTGACCGGCGCGGCCCTGTCCGTGATGCTGCTCTTCATGGGTTCCGACCTGCTCCTGATCTTCTTCGTCCTGACCGTGGGCGCGGTCTTCCTGGTCATGGGCGCGCTCGCTTCCCCCTCGCCCTACAGCCAGGTGGGCGGCCAGCGCGAGCTGCTCCAGATGCTGGCCTACGAGCCGCTGCTGATTCTCGTCTTCGCGGCCATCGCCATGGTCACCGGCAGCTTCAAGGTCAGCGCCGTCTTCGGCCTCGAGCGTCCGCTGCTCTACGACATCCCGTTGATGTTCATCGTGTTGGGCTACGCGCTCACCATCAAGCTGCGCAAATCCCCCTTCGACATCTCGGCCAGCCAGCACGCCCACCAGGAACTGGTGCGCGGCGTCTACACCGAGTACTCCGGCCCCTATCTGGCCATGGTCGAAATCGCCCACTGGTACGAGGTGATCCTGATCCTCGGGCTGTGCGCGCTCTTCTGGTCGACGAGCGTCGTCGGCATGATCGTCCTGGTGGTTCTGACCTACCTGGCCGAGATCATCGTGGACAACGTCACGGCCCGCTTGACTTGGCGCTTCATGCTCAAGTCCGCCGTGGGCATGGGCGTGGTCCTGACCGTGATCAACATGCTGTGGCTGTACGCCCAATAA
- a CDS encoding NADH-quinone oxidoreductase subunit 5 family protein: MLDTLVFATVLLPFLVAAVLLVLREQNVRKVILVAMAGVLILASVAMLRGGAFILSPAPLYDSLVTLGDFVILFVVLFVGFKRKNQIIIWLTSAQIVGLFWLDFFMVHGHGKTPAFFADDLSLVMVCIVSIIGSLIAIYGIGYMKEHEEHLHLAKSRQPRFFFFIVLFLGAMNGLVLANNLLWMYFFWECTTLCSFMLIGHDDTEIARKNSERALWMNVLGGAAFLFALIVLQHTAGTLSLQDLLARGPELAVAGGAILVPMFLLVFAGMTKAAQAPFQSWLTGAMVAPTPVSALLHSSTMVKAGVYLIVRLAPIYVGTYLSNFIALFGAVVFLGTAALAVGQSNGKKILAYSTISNLGLIIACAGINTPAAITAAILLIIFHAISKALLFLCVGTVEQKIGSRDIEDMRGLYGVMPRTALIMILAIATLMLPPFGMLMAKWMAIESATGQFLIMIMLGLGSALTVLFWARWAGTMLSAPFGRPAPEVQLPSVRLPLVILAAMAVGASFFSPLIYTSLVAPVVAMYYHGTAYVVRLGNLDSPTGVFIIYPLFILLGLGLYFAVKHARKVTAAEVAEPYMCGEQLKVDGKPGFLGPLGLPVAATASNYYLDQFFGEAVLSKWINVIALAVLVIMLFGGAL, encoded by the coding sequence ATGCTCGACACGTTGGTGTTCGCGACGGTGCTGCTGCCATTTTTGGTCGCAGCCGTGTTGCTCGTTTTGCGTGAGCAAAACGTGCGCAAGGTCATCCTGGTGGCCATGGCGGGGGTGCTCATCCTCGCTTCCGTGGCCATGCTGCGCGGCGGAGCGTTCATTCTGTCGCCAGCCCCGCTGTATGACTCGCTCGTCACTCTTGGCGACTTCGTCATACTGTTCGTGGTGCTGTTTGTGGGTTTCAAACGCAAAAACCAGATCATCATCTGGCTTACCTCCGCCCAGATCGTCGGCCTTTTCTGGCTCGACTTCTTCATGGTCCACGGCCATGGAAAAACGCCGGCCTTTTTCGCCGACGACCTGAGCCTGGTCATGGTGTGCATCGTCTCCATCATCGGCTCGCTGATCGCCATCTACGGCATCGGCTACATGAAGGAGCACGAGGAGCATCTGCACCTGGCCAAGTCCAGGCAACCGCGCTTTTTCTTTTTCATCGTGCTGTTCCTCGGCGCGATGAACGGCTTGGTTCTGGCCAACAATCTGCTGTGGATGTATTTCTTCTGGGAATGCACCACGCTGTGTTCGTTCATGCTCATCGGCCATGACGACACCGAAATCGCTCGCAAGAATTCCGAGCGCGCCCTGTGGATGAACGTGCTCGGCGGCGCGGCCTTCCTCTTCGCGCTCATCGTGCTGCAGCATACCGCCGGCACGCTCTCGCTCCAGGACCTCCTGGCCCGCGGGCCGGAACTGGCCGTGGCCGGCGGCGCCATCCTGGTGCCCATGTTCCTGCTGGTCTTCGCCGGCATGACCAAGGCCGCCCAGGCCCCGTTCCAGAGCTGGCTGACCGGCGCCATGGTCGCGCCGACCCCGGTTTCGGCGTTGCTCCACTCCTCCACCATGGTCAAGGCCGGCGTGTACCTCATCGTGCGCCTGGCCCCGATCTACGTCGGAACCTACTTGAGCAACTTCATCGCGCTTTTCGGCGCGGTGGTCTTCCTGGGCACGGCCGCCCTGGCCGTCGGGCAGTCCAACGGCAAGAAGATCCTGGCCTACTCGACCATCTCCAACCTGGGGCTGATCATCGCCTGCGCCGGCATCAACACTCCGGCGGCCATCACCGCGGCGATCCTGCTCATCATCTTCCACGCCATCTCCAAGGCCCTGCTCTTTTTGTGCGTGGGCACGGTGGAACAGAAGATCGGGTCGCGCGACATCGAGGACATGCGCGGGCTTTACGGCGTCATGCCCCGCACGGCGCTGATCATGATCCTGGCCATCGCCACCCTGATGCTGCCGCCTTTCGGCATGCTCATGGCCAAGTGGATGGCCATCGAGTCCGCCACCGGCCAGTTCCTGATCATGATCATGCTGGGCCTGGGCTCGGCGCTCACCGTGCTCTTCTGGGCCCGCTGGGCCGGCACCATGCTGTCCGCGCCTTTCGGACGGCCCGCGCCCGAGGTCCAGCTGCCCTCGGTGCGTCTGCCGCTCGTCATCCTGGCCGCCATGGCCGTCGGCGCGAGCTTTTTCTCCCCCCTGATCTACACCAGCCTGGTGGCCCCGGTCGTGGCCATGTACTACCATGGCACGGCCTACGTTGTGCGCCTGGGCAACCTGGATTCGCCGACGGGTGTGTTCATCATCTATCCGCTGTTCATCCTTCTTGGCCTTGGCCTCTATTTCGCCGTCAAGCATGCGCGTAAGGTGACCGCTGCCGAGGTCGCCGAACCCTACATGTGTGGCGAACAGCTCAAGGTCGACGGCAAGCCCGGCTTCCTCGGCCCCCTGGGCCTGCCCGTGGCCGCCACCGCCAGCAACTACTACCTCGACCAGTTCTTCGGCGAAGCCGTGCTGTCCAAGTGGATCAACGTGATCGCGCTGGCCGTGCTCGTGATCATGCTTTTCGGAGGCGCCCTGTGA
- a CDS encoding alpha/beta hydrolase — protein MSGRGKEVDAYLQQIFKTRKGVDTDRIRRKWLDIPYASLSPAQKLDIYLPETGDGPFPVVIAIHGGSFTAGDKRDFQVAPMLAALDRGYAVVPINYRLTGEALFPAQIGDVKAAIRWVRANAAKYSLRPDRIALWGDSAGGNLAALAGVTGGTGELEDKSLGNGGQSSKVAAVVDWYGPIDFLTMGDPQRLAEKGNKLIGKTTLEAPQLYREASPESHIHPGIPPILIQHGDADRVISVSQSIHFADALRKGAGEGSVVIDILKGADHLDERFTTPENTARVLDFLDKYMK, from the coding sequence ATGAGCGGCAGGGGAAAAGAGGTCGACGCCTACCTGCAACAGATCTTCAAGACGCGCAAAGGGGTGGATACGGACCGTATCCGGCGCAAATGGCTGGATATCCCCTATGCCTCCCTTTCCCCGGCGCAAAAACTGGACATCTACCTGCCGGAAACGGGCGACGGCCCCTTCCCCGTGGTCATCGCCATCCACGGCGGATCGTTCACCGCCGGCGACAAGCGGGATTTCCAGGTCGCCCCCATGCTGGCGGCCCTGGATCGCGGCTACGCCGTGGTGCCGATCAACTACAGGTTGACCGGGGAGGCGCTTTTCCCGGCCCAGATAGGTGACGTCAAGGCCGCCATCCGCTGGGTGCGCGCCAACGCGGCCAAATATTCCCTGCGCCCGGACAGGATCGCCTTGTGGGGCGACTCGGCGGGCGGCAATCTCGCGGCCCTGGCCGGCGTCACCGGCGGGACCGGAGAACTGGAGGACAAGAGCCTCGGAAACGGAGGGCAATCCAGCAAGGTCGCCGCCGTGGTCGACTGGTACGGCCCCATTGACTTTTTGACCATGGGCGATCCGCAGCGTCTGGCGGAAAAAGGCAACAAGCTCATCGGCAAAACGACCCTCGAGGCCCCGCAACTGTACCGGGAAGCGTCTCCCGAGAGTCATATCCATCCGGGGATTCCGCCCATCCTCATCCAGCACGGCGACGCGGACCGGGTCATCTCGGTGTCCCAATCCATCCACTTCGCCGATGCGCTGCGCAAAGGAGCCGGGGAGGGCAGCGTCGTCATCGACATCCTCAAGGGCGCGGATCATTTGGACGAACGCTTTACGACCCCGGAGAATACGGCGCGGGTGCTGGATTTTCTGGATAAATACATGAAGTGA
- a CDS encoding PadR family transcriptional regulator produces the protein MLEKKRRQTRHLPAFILLVLAQEPRHGGAIHDALVKRLPGLKIDTGAIYRALKTLEADGELSSVWDASTPGPARKIYHMTAKGWDRLDSWKSEIENRRAILGDFLAAYAGLSRP, from the coding sequence ATGTTGGAAAAAAAACGCCGCCAAACCCGCCACCTGCCCGCGTTCATCCTGCTCGTCCTCGCGCAGGAACCGCGACACGGCGGGGCCATCCACGATGCCCTGGTCAAGCGCCTCCCCGGCCTCAAGATCGACACGGGCGCGATCTACCGCGCGCTCAAGACCCTGGAAGCCGACGGCGAGCTTTCCTCCGTCTGGGACGCGTCCACCCCCGGCCCGGCGCGCAAGATCTACCATATGACCGCCAAGGGCTGGGACCGGCTCGATTCCTGGAAAAGCGAGATCGAAAACCGCCGGGCGATCCTGGGCGATTTCCTCGCGGCCTACGCCGGACTCTCCCGACCCTGA